The Panicum virgatum strain AP13 chromosome 5K, P.virgatum_v5, whole genome shotgun sequence genome has a window encoding:
- the LOC120710788 gene encoding zinc finger protein ZAT12-like: MAKRDRAAWEVEAGAAHTARLLVLLAQAQQQQQRLLQHGHGHGAAPFPPGMVVAGRGGHGRVFECKTCSRQFPTFQALGGHRASHKRPRLLHQPPPQQQQGRPADDHAELCLGRQPLRPAPKPRVHGCPVCGLEFAIGQALGGHMRRHRAEAEADAEAHSKARPPPAPEKACDVAGGICLDLNLTPSENCAKCRSVVVRGAAGQGVHKALATLDCSL, from the coding sequence ATGGCCAAGAGGGACAGGGCGGcgtgggaggtggaggcgggcgCCGCGCACACGGCCCGCCTGCTCGTGCTCCTCGCgcaggcgcagcagcagcagcaacgccTCCTGCagcacgggcacgggcacggggcGGCGCCGTTCCCACCGGGGATGGTggtggcggggcgcggcgggcaCGGGCGCGTGTTCGAGTGCAAGACGTGCAGCCGGCAGTTCCCCACGTTCCAGGCGCTCGGGGGCCACCGCGCCAGCCACAAGCGGCCCAGGCTGctccaccagccgccgccgcagcagcagcagggtcgaccgGCCGACGACCACGCGGAGCTCTGCCTCGGGCGCCAGCCGCTGCGGCCGGCGCCCAAGCCGAGGGTGCACGGGTGCCCCGTCTGCGGGCTCGAGTTCGCCATCGGCCAGGCGCTCGGCGGCCACATGCGCCGGCACcgcgccgaggccgaggccgacgcCGAGGCGCACAGcaaggcgcggccgccgccggcgcccgagaAGGCCTGCGACGTCGCCGGTGGCATCTGCCTGGACCTCAACCTCACGCCGTCGGAGAACTGCGCCAAGTGCCGGAGCGTGGTGGTGCGGGGCGCCGCCGGGCAGGGTGTACATAAGGCGCTCGCCACGTTAGATTGCTCGCTCTAG